DNA sequence from the Halobacterium sp. DL1 genome:
GTAGAGCTGGCGCGGACAGTAGGCGGCGCGAGCGAGATCACCGAACGCGACGGAGTCGGGCACGGGTGGGGTTGGTCCCGGTCTCGTACTTGAACCTTCGGCGGCTCACCGCCTGCCTGTTCGCCACCATCGGACGACGCGCTCGGCCACGCCGGTGAGGTGGGCCTGCCCGAACACCGCGACGGCGAGCGCCCCCAGCGAGTTGTACAGCAGGTCGACGACGGTGTCGTCGAGGCCGTGCTGGGAGAGCGGCATCTCCATCCCCGTCCGGGCGGCGACGACGTCGAGGCCGAACTCGAAGAGCTCCCAGACGACGCCGAACGAGAGCACTACGACGAAGATGTAGACGAACGCCACCTCCCGAGGGATGATGATGTCGCGGTGGTGTAGGTCGATGGCTCGCACCGTCGTGTAGCCCACGCCGGCGATTAGCGACGCCGAGAGCGCGTGCGTGACGTGGTCCCACCACTCGATGTGGGAGTAGAGCCCCGAGGAGCCGAGCGAGTGGAGCAACACCGCAGTCGTGAGCCAGAGCGCGAGCCAGGGGTCCAGCGAGAGGTCGTAGTTGCGCTCAAGGACGGCGGGGACGAACGTGATGACCAGCGCGACGCTGCCGTTCATCACGGCCTTCGGGTTGCCGGTGAGCAGACCGTATCCGACCATCGCCGCGAGGACGAGTCGCATCGCCTGCGTGATACGGCGCTGGTTCGCACCCGACGGGCGCGGGAGCAGCGTCACCGGACCACCCGCTCGAGCGCGCTCCGGAGCCAGCGGTCGCGCCGCCGGAAGTAGGCGTCGAAGAGCACGCCCGCGGCGAACCCCGCGAGGGTCACCCAGAGGAACTCCGTCATCAGCGCCTCGTTCGTGGAGAGGTAGGCGGTGCCGAGGTACTGGTCGGCGGTCCACCTGACGACCGCCCACACCGCGCCGGACGCGAGCGTGGCCATCACGACGAGCGCGACGGCGAACCAGTGCGTCACCTCCATGGCCGTGAACAGGTGGAGCTCCACGACCACGACGAGGGCGACTGCGGCGAGCGAGAGATAGACAGCGAACGTGCCGCCCGTGCCGCCGAACAGCCCGCGCGCCAGTATCGGGAGGAGCGCGAGCACGAGCAGTTCCCACGGCAGCATCGCCCGCCACGACCGGAACGCGACGGGCGGGACGAGGACGACGGCGGCGACGCCGGCGACGAACAGCAGCCACTGGCCGTCGAAGTCGAGGGCGCTCTCAACGAGGGCGAGCGCGAGCACGCCGACGAACACCCACGCGATGACGGCGTTCGCCAGGCTGTCACGGAACAGCCGTTCGAGGACGTCTCCGGAGGACGCTACGGCGAATCGGTCCTCGGCGGAGTCGGTGTTAGTGGGGTCGTCCCGCTCCGGCCCTCCCTCGTTCATCTGTTGGTCACGTGTTCCGTTGTCGGTATACGCCCGTCGGTGGGGTGGGCGCGGAGGGGGACTCGCCCCGGCTTAGAAGTCGATGTCGGTCTCCTGGCCCTCGGTGGCCTCGTCGAGGCCGTCCTCGTGGACGGTGCTGGTGAGTCGCTCGGACAGTTCGCGGTCGCGGAGCGCGTTCTCGAACTCCGCGCGGTAGCGGTCGTTGACGCTCCGTATCTCGGCTCTCGTATCGAGGGCGCGGACGCAGCGGCGGATCTCGGCGCGGCTGGCGTCCAGCTCCTCGGCCAGTTCGCCCGGCGTCGCGTCGGTCTCTCGGAGCTCTCTGAGCCGGTCGACGTCGAAGGGGACGTCCGTGTCCGACTCCCGGAGGAGGTGGAGGTCCATGCGGGTGCGAGCGACCGCGTCGGCGTCGAGGTCCTCGACGTTCTCGGCGATTTCCGCGTCGCTCTCGCCCGCGTAGAACTGCTTGACGACGGCCGCCAGTTCGTCGTCGTCGAGGTCGGTGTCGAACTCGAGGCCGTCGCGCATGTCGGCGACCGCCTGGTGGAGGCGCTCGTCGACCTCCGTCTCGGAGCTGAGGGACCCGTGAGTGTCCGCCTGGGACTCCGTGACCGTTTCGTCGTCGGCGACATCGATGAAGATGTCACGGAGTTCCTCTGTCTTCTCGTCCATGCAGTACTCCGATACTGTGTTCGTCCGCGACTAAATGTCTGTTGCCTAAATTCAGGCCGGGTCGCCCTCAGCGGGGCGTTCACCGGGGTTCGCGTGGCCCCGTTCGAACGCCAGCAACGTTTGTTCGATTGTTGGCAAGGTTTAAGCGGGTCGTAGCCCGGTCTTCTGGTATGTATTCGCTCACGCTGGCCCAGGCGGGGGCCGAGACGCGCCCCACGTTCTGGCGCATCGGTCACGTCGGCGAGGCGCTGTTCTACTACCTCGCCTTCGTCGCCGTCGCCATCTTCCTGTTCGGCGTCTATCGGCGGTTCAGCACGTACGCGGAGGGGAGCGAGGACCCCATCGACAGACTGTCCGACCTCCCGTCGCGGGTCGTCGAGGCGGGCAAGCTGGTCGCCACCAACGAGAAGCAGTTCGACCGCGACCTCACCGCGGGCCTGATGCACACGTTCATCCTCTGGGGCTTCCTGACGCTGCTCATCGGGACCACCATCCTGATGATAGACATGGACATCTGGACGCTCTTCGCCGGCCAGCCCTCCTTCTTCGTCGGCGACTTCTACCTCGCGTACTCGTTCGTCCTCGACGCCATGGGCTTCCTCTTCGTGGTCGGTGTCGGGATGGCGCTGTACAAGCGCTACTGGCGGCGCAACGACCGCCTCTGGGGCAAACACACCAGCGCCGAGGACGGCCTGTTCGTCTGGACGCTGTTCCTGCTCGGCGTCGGCGGCTACGTCACCGAGGGGGTCCGCATCCTCGGGACGAGCGCGACCCGCAACGTCTCCTTCGAGACGGTGAGCTTCGTCGGCTGGTTCGTCGCCGACGTCCTCCAGGCCGTTGGCGTGAGCCCCGAGGGAGCGGCCGCCGCCTACCCCGCGGTCTGGTGGAGTCACGCGCTGCTCGCGCTCGCGTTCGTCGCTACCGTGCCGTACGCCAAGCCGTTCCACATGATATCGAGTTACGCGAACCTCGTCGCCCGCGACGAGGACGCCGGCCGCCGCCTCCCCCGAGTTCCCGAAGACGCCAGCCCCGAGGAGATCGGTCCCTCCGAGATAGAGGACTTCTCCTGGAAGCAGTTGCTCGACCACGACGCCTGCACGAAGTGCGGACGCTGCTCGTCGGTCTGCCCGGCGAAGGCCGCCGGCCGCCCGCTCGACCCTCGTGACGTCATCCTCGACCTGAAGAACTACCGGGAGGACCTGGAGGCGGGCCGGACCGACGAAGTCGACATCGTCGCCGACGGCGGCACCT
Encoded proteins:
- a CDS encoding Fe-S oxidoreductase; translation: MAQAGAETRPTFWRIGHVGEALFYYLAFVAVAIFLFGVYRRFSTYAEGSEDPIDRLSDLPSRVVEAGKLVATNEKQFDRDLTAGLMHTFILWGFLTLLIGTTILMIDMDIWTLFAGQPSFFVGDFYLAYSFVLDAMGFLFVVGVGMALYKRYWRRNDRLWGKHTSAEDGLFVWTLFLLGVGGYVTEGVRILGTSATRNVSFETVSFVGWFVADVLQAVGVSPEGAAAAYPAVWWSHALLALAFVATVPYAKPFHMISSYANLVARDEDAGRRLPRVPEDASPEEIGPSEIEDFSWKQLLDHDACTKCGRCSSVCPAKAAGRPLDPRDVILDLKNYREDLEAGRTDEVDIVADGGTSVIDAETMDSCMSCMACMDACPVDIEHVTQFTEMNRRLTESGQMNKNVEDAVMNVFQKGNTFGDPDRKRPDWTEELDFEVPDAREEAVEYLWYVGDYPSYDDRNQHVARSLARVLEEADVSYGILYEDEQNDGNDIRRVGEEGLFEMVAEENIEAFEQCDYEKVVCTDPHSYNTFSNEYDQFGFEDADSVYHYTQVVENLVNEGALGLSGTELDDTVTYHDPCHLGRYNGEFEAPREVIRATGVALDEMPRNRDDSFCCGGGGGGLWMDFEEDPKPSEERIREALEDTDAGSAVDRFVVACPMCMTMYEDGRKTGGFEDDIEVTDITELLVEALDAKRGVESGATSAAAD